The DNA sequence CCAGCGTTGGCCAGCTTGAGTTTAACAAACTGGATTCAAGCGGCGCCGGCCGCGTTCCCGCCGACGGCTCGACGGTCATTATCAGTGGCGTCACCTATGAATTCGACTCCAACGCCAGTGGCCCGGCCAATGCCGTCACCTTTGCAACCACCGACAGTCTTTCGACTGTCGTCGCAGCCCTGGTGACGGCCGTCAAAGCGACGGATAACGAATTCGCCGATTATGGTGACTCGACACCGGTAACCGTCAATAACCGGATTTCTGTCAGTACCGGCAGCACAACGACCATCCTGTTCAAGGATGAGGGCACCGAAGCGATCACCGTTGACCCGACCGGCCTGCTCGACGGCACCGGCGAACGGGTGACCACACAGGACACCGCCTTCACCATCAAGAAGCAGGACCTGGCTTATACAGATACCGCGCAGTTCAAGTTTACGGCGGTCCCGGCAACCACGACATCCATGATTATTAACAGCCTGACCTACACGTTTACGGCAGGTGAAGCCGTTGATACCACCGGTGCCGACAGAATTATTTACAGAGATGGCACCATTGCCCAAACCCTTGCCGATCTTCAGGACGCCATCGAAGCTAACGATCCTTCCTTCTCGCTTTCCGGTTCGGGCGTTGACCTGCGCAAAAGCGCCGGCGCAACCGATAATGTGCTGTCGCTCAGGACATTGAGCACCGGTACCTACGATGTCAACTTCGCCAACATCAGTGGCACGCCCCTGACAACCATCACAGAGGCCGACGACACCGCTTTTGCGGCATCCACCCAAGCCGTCAATACGGCAGCTGCCCTTGAATTTTCAAGTGATGGTCTGCCCAAGGCCATCAATGTATCGAAACTGGAAGTTCTCAATTTCGCCAACGGTGCGGCTGATATGGATGACTCGAGTGCTGGCGTGAAAAAAATCACCATGGATTTTGGCACCCTGACTGAAGCCAATGGCATGACCCAGTTCGGCGCCAGCTTTACGCCGGTTTTCATCAACCAGAACGGTTCACGCTTTGGCACTTTCGCCGGGGTTACCGTCTCCGCCGATGGCCTCGTCACGGCGCTGTTTGATAATGGTGAAACACGGCCGATTTTCAAACTGCCAATGGCCACCTTCGTTAACGTCAATGGCCTTGAATCCAGAACAGGTAACACCTGGAACGCAACAGAACAGTCCGGCGATTACACCTTGCGTGTCGCCGACAACGGACCAGCAGGACAAACTGTCCAGGGCACGCTTGAGGCCTCGACAGTCGATATCGGTGAGGAATTCACCGACATGATCGTGGTGCAGAGGGCCTACTCTGCTTCCGCGAAGATCATCAGCACCGCCGACCAAATGTTGGAAGAGCTGATGAGGGTGAAACGTTAGTCCCAAACTAACGTCTAATCCACTACCACAAGCCCACGTCCCAAACCCAGTCCCGGCAACGTCCCAAACCGTTGCCGGGACACCCATTTGGGGGTCAGATATCTGCGGCTACACGGGCAAAGGCTTTTGCAATAAGCGCGTTTTCGTCCTCAATGCAGACATTCAATGCGGGAAACCACGGGTAATGTTTTTCGCCAAGCAGGCCCCATTGCATGTCCCTGCTTCCTTTGGAAATCACCCAGGTTGGAACAGCCAAGGCCGGGGACAGCCATTGCAGATAGTTCTGTGTCGTTACCACCCCATCTAAAGCTGAAATCAAGGCTGCTGTCCCGTCCAGATCATCATTGAGGTCTAGGTCGTCAAAGACCGCAAGCTCAATGCCAAAACATTCCTTAAAAAAGCCCTGCTCCTGCCCCGTCAATCCGGCCTGCAGGCTGATAAAGTGAGCATCAGGTCTGTCAAACAGCGGCTGCCAGAGTTCAAGAGCGGGGAATTGATTCGCCCGATCTTCATTGACAAAAAGACTGCGCCAGCTGATTCCGATTTTTTTTCCCGAACCCAGCCCCTGCATCCTGTGACGCCAGGATTCTACTTGCCGCGTATCAGCGTTGAATTTATTGGAACGGGACGGAAAACTTTCAATCGTCGGCCTGAAGAAGCGCGGCAATGACCCTTCCAGAACAAAGAAATCAACGGCAGGGTAGTTATCCAGCCAGCTAAATTCCTTAACAGTGGTTTGCCCATCTGACGTATAGCGCGTGACCCCGTAAACCGAAGCCGCAGGGAAAGATCGCTCAAAAATGCTGACCAGCCGTTCATCAATTCCGATAATCACATGCCCGGCCCGCTCAATGATATCGGGCAGGCAGGTCGAAAACATGATCTGGTCACCGATGCCCTGCTCGCCCCAGACCAGAACGGTTTTGCCGGTCAAGTCCTCCCCACTCCAGACTTTTTCCGTAAACGGGCCAAGGCTGCCGATCGTATTGCGCCACTCAAAAGCCAACCACCCCTGTTGCAATTGCCCTTGTGACAAAAGAGGGATGGAGTCGAAGGTGTCACGGGCGACAAGGGTCGGGTCGAATTGTAGCGCCCGCCGGTAAAAGACAAGAGCTGTATCCCACAAACCTTTCCCTTTAAGGTCATGGGCGTATTCAAATATCAGCTGTGCCTGGGCTTGCGGAGCCTCCAGTCGCCCCACCACCATATCCAGAATTTCCAGGCTTTCGCGTTCTTGCGGATCTTTTGACAAGGCTCGCAAAACCATCGAGGCGGCCGCTTGCGGTTCTCCTAGGTCAAGCGACATCCGGGCCAGATTCTTTAAGGCATCGAGATTTTCCGGATCGTCCTCCAGCACCTGACCATAAAGGGTCAGGGCTTCCTTCAAACGCCCGGCCTGGCGGTGCGTATGGGCCGCAGCAAGTTTACGTTTCACGCTTGTCTCCCGCATAAAAGCCGTGATTTCCACACCCATATTAGGCAATTTTTAACACCCGGGCCCTACTCTTTACCAATCAACAGTATGACCAGCGCATCAAGTGGGCAAACCTTAAAATAAATGTCATTTCCAAAGAATACACCAACCGGGAATTCAACCTTCCAACCCTGGATTCTTGACCCCCAGGGTCTGCCTATGACCATTCACGATCTACCCCCAAGCAACACAAGACGCTGGGTCATTCGCCGCAAGGCCAAGGTTGTCGCAGGGGTTCTTGGCGGGCTCATCACACTCAATGAAGCGTGCCGCCGTTATGACCTTTCCATCGATGAATTTATCTCCTGGCAGCGCCAGTTCGACAAACACGGCATCAATGGGTTGCGGGCGACCAGAGGCAAAGACTGACTGATATTCATTTTTATGCCCCTGCTAGGCAATTATTGCCGGGCTGTTAACCAGTTATTCACGATCCCCTCCTTAGCTTAGAGCTGATGATATATTCATCTGACACCGTATTAGGCACACGGCGTCATCTTTAGTTTGGGACAAGGGACAAAACGTGGAAACTCTCATTCAGGCTCTCCGTAATCTGGGGCCACTCAGAATGGCCGTCATGGGCGTAGTCGCCGTCGGCCTCATTGGCTTCTTTATTTTCATAACGACCCGGTTAACGGCGCCGCAGATGGAATTGCTATACGGCGGCTTGCAAGCCGAACACCAGTCCAAAATAACAGGCCAACTCAGCGCCTCCAATACGCCTTACGAAATCCGCAACGGCAATGAAATTTTTGCCCCGGCCGATATGATCGGCCAACTACGCCTGTCTATGGCTGGTCAGGGAATTGGTGGCGGCCAGATCGTCGGTTATGAAATTTTTGACAACGCCAACGCCCTTGGCACAACCAATTTTATCCAGAACGTCAATCTTCTGCGTGCCCTGGAAGGTGAACTTTCCAGAACCATTAAATCAATTTCTTCAGTCAGTTCGGCCCGTGTTCATCTGGTTTTACCCAAACGCCAGCTTTTTTCCCGGCAAACCCAGCAACCAAGCGCCACTATTATGCTAAAGATGAATGGTGCCCGTCTTGATCCCGAGCAGGTATCCGCCGTCCAGTACCTTGTCGCCGCCGCCGTCCCCGGACTGGTGCCAAACAGAATCTCCATCATCGATAACAAGGGCTCATTGCTGGCCCGTGGTTTTGAAGATTTAAGCGCACCGGGTGCGACCGCCGCCAAGGGCGAAGAGCGCAAGCGCGCCCTGCAAAGGCGGCTCGGCTCGACAATCGAACAACTCCTTGAAAACATTGTCGGTTTCGGGAAAGCCCGGGCCGAGGTCACGGCCGATATGGACTTTGACAGAATCGTCACCAATGAAGAATTATTCGATCCTGATGGTCAGGTTGTAGCATCAACCCAAAGCGTCGAACAATCCAATACCAACCAGGAAAGCGACGCCGCAACGCCGGTCAGCGTAGCGACCAACCTGCCCGATGCCAATTTGAATTCAACAACGTCGGGGGCGAGCCTAAATTCCAACGAAAACCGTACCGAAGAAATCGTCAACTATTCTAATTCCAAGAAGGTGATCAACCATATTCGCGAGGCTGGTGTGATCACTCGCCTGTCCGTGGCCGTTCTTATCGACGGCACCTACCCCGAGGATGAAAACGGCGACAAGAACTATCAGCCCCGAAACGAAGCAGAAATGGAATTGATGGCCACATTGGTCAGAAGCGCCATCGGCTTCAACGCCGACAGGGGCGATTCGGTTGATGTCATCAACATGCAATTCGCCGATCTGGGCGCCGTAG is a window from the Rhodospirillaceae bacterium genome containing:
- the fliF gene encoding flagellar M-ring protein FliF yields the protein METLIQALRNLGPLRMAVMGVVAVGLIGFFIFITTRLTAPQMELLYGGLQAEHQSKITGQLSASNTPYEIRNGNEIFAPADMIGQLRLSMAGQGIGGGQIVGYEIFDNANALGTTNFIQNVNLLRALEGELSRTIKSISSVSSARVHLVLPKRQLFSRQTQQPSATIMLKMNGARLDPEQVSAVQYLVAAAVPGLVPNRISIIDNKGSLLARGFEDLSAPGATAAKGEERKRALQRRLGSTIEQLLENIVGFGKARAEVTADMDFDRIVTNEELFDPDGQVVASTQSVEQSNTNQESDAATPVSVATNLPDANLNSTTSGASLNSNENRTEEIVNYSNSKKVINHIREAGVITRLSVAVLIDGTYPEDENGDKNYQPRNEAEMELMATLVRSAIGFNADRGDSVDVINMQFADLGAVEEEELQLFFGLNKNDLLRMAEILVLSIVAILVILLVVRPLVSRAFEALPAAMAEGRMLADQTSAAAAAALTAPSAGGPSPSEAPGMAEQYEELIDIDRVEGRVKASSVKKVGEIVEKHPEEALSIIRTWMYQES
- a CDS encoding tetratricopeptide repeat protein, whose translation is MKRKLAAAHTHRQAGRLKEALTLYGQVLEDDPENLDALKNLARMSLDLGEPQAAASMVLRALSKDPQERESLEILDMVVGRLEAPQAQAQLIFEYAHDLKGKGLWDTALVFYRRALQFDPTLVARDTFDSIPLLSQGQLQQGWLAFEWRNTIGSLGPFTEKVWSGEDLTGKTVLVWGEQGIGDQIMFSTCLPDIIERAGHVIIGIDERLVSIFERSFPAASVYGVTRYTSDGQTTVKEFSWLDNYPAVDFFVLEGSLPRFFRPTIESFPSRSNKFNADTRQVESWRHRMQGLGSGKKIGISWRSLFVNEDRANQFPALELWQPLFDRPDAHFISLQAGLTGQEQGFFKECFGIELAVFDDLDLNDDLDGTAALISALDGVVTTQNYLQWLSPALAVPTWVISKGSRDMQWGLLGEKHYPWFPALNVCIEDENALIAKAFARVAADI
- a CDS encoding flagellar hook-basal body complex protein, yielding MSLFGALSSGVSGLTSQSSAMGAISDNITNVSTVGYKNTTVNFQSLVTKQTSSTFYSAGGVQSRPRQDTGVQGLLQASTSSTDLAISGSGFFVVNEAAEPTVDDQFLYTRSGSFFMDNEGFLRNTSGFYLQGWPTTAGGVVKPANTNLTIANQNIVSTDYLSTVNLNRVGGTASSTSTIGIGANLPSNDTAGTEHKTDVQFFDSLGNANTMSVVYTRSDRENQWSMNIDTPAGSSVMTLEDGTATNPKVYSSVGQLEFNKLDSSGAGRVPADGSTVIISGVTYEFDSNASGPANAVTFATTDSLSTVVAALVTAVKATDNEFADYGDSTPVTVNNRISVSTGSTTTILFKDEGTEAITVDPTGLLDGTGERVTTQDTAFTIKKQDLAYTDTAQFKFTAVPATTTSMIINSLTYTFTAGEAVDTTGADRIIYRDGTIAQTLADLQDAIEANDPSFSLSGSGVDLRKSAGATDNVLSLRTLSTGTYDVNFANISGTPLTTITEADDTAFAASTQAVNTAAALEFSSDGLPKAINVSKLEVLNFANGAADMDDSSAGVKKITMDFGTLTEANGMTQFGASFTPVFINQNGSRFGTFAGVTVSADGLVTALFDNGETRPIFKLPMATFVNVNGLESRTGNTWNATEQSGDYTLRVADNGPAGQTVQGTLEASTVDIGEEFTDMIVVQRAYSASAKIISTADQMLEELMRVKR
- a CDS encoding DUF1153 domain-containing protein translates to MSFPKNTPTGNSTFQPWILDPQGLPMTIHDLPPSNTRRWVIRRKAKVVAGVLGGLITLNEACRRYDLSIDEFISWQRQFDKHGINGLRATRGKD